TTCGCCATCATTCCGTAATATAGATAACagatatttaaatctaaaaccTATAGTATGGTATATTTCCCCAATTTTACTTCCaagtattctttttcttcttgtttcttgCTCAAATTACAATGCATCTACTTTGTTTTACTCCTATAAAAATCCATTTGTTCCAAAGTTTGAATCCAAAACTCAAGTATAGAGTTACCTTCTTCCCTTGATTTCTCAATCAAACTATATCATCCCAAAAAAATGCAGTTTTTTGGATCAGAAGCATGATGAATTATGCTATATATGCAAGTTCTTTTAAGTATCAGGGTAGTAGGATTCATAAGCTTATTCTACACAGGACCTCCTAATTCCTTATTAGATTACCTAGTATTACAGTTAAGCAAACATTGTTGTGTGAAGACATATtggcatttgacaattaaattgAGGACAATGTGCAACAGcccatttaataatttcttttttctcaagGGGCAGTTTTATGATCCTTGTCGCTGACCTTGGGTAGTCAATGGTTATGGATACAGAAGACAAGCAGAATTCAGAATAGTCTTATAATGAATGCATTTGGAATCAGGACAGAGTTATAAGAAATTCTTGGATAATTTAGAATACCTGATGTTTTTCCTTCCATCTCGGGAAAAAATTAGAACCCAATAGTTGGAACAAGTGGTCCCTCATCTCGTCATTTGTTAGCAGTAAGCATTTACAACTAACAGCAGCATATAACCAATACCTGTGATAAACAAAACACCATTTTAGTACAACTGAATTGTAGGACTATAGAGAATTTATATTCATATCAATGTTCTAAATGTGTGGTACAACAAATTAACAACAGCAAACCCCTATCCCACTAGATGGAGTCAGCTACATGGATCAATCAACATCATTAGGTTCTTTGGAAatgtaaaataagaaaaaaaggaaattaggCAACTCAATCTAACTTAAATATTAAGGAAGTACGGCATTACCAGTCATCATTTGAACCTTGAGGTGTAGCATAAAGAACgccattttttttccaattttctaTAAGTCTCTTGTTTTTTGGATTCTGAGCAGGACCACCATGTACCCGACTTATATGCAAAATTATAAGAGGCAATCTCTTTGAAGGGCTTATTTGACGTAATTGTTCAACAACAGTGTTAAGCTACAACCAAGGGCAAAGAACCATTAAGTGGTTACTTTCCTAATGTGCTAATAAATTCAATAATTTCACGCTCACCTGTGAAAAGCTGAAATTATGCCCATTGGCAAGGCCTACATTGGCACCATCTACAACAGCATCAAACGGACCATGCCGCTCAAGCCATGTCTGCAGAAGTTAAACTGCTATATCAGTCACTATTTCGTTGctaattcttttatatataaccTAATTGAAGACAAAGACTTGAAAATAAAGGCACTAGACTATACAATCCTTGTCAAAGGTAGCCTACAGGAAAAAAGGATTTCCCTTCACCAAATTCAGCTTTCAAGTAACCAAACAATTTCTAAACAAAACAGTGAATTCTGTTCTACCTGAAAATGAACAAAGTTTGCCTTAGCTTCTTTTTGACAAGCTAATTTAGACAATGAGGCAGCAAAATTTTCAGTCTCTTTTGGATCAATATCAATGCTCGCAAGCTTCTCCCCACACGAGAGACACACGCCATCCTCGTTCACCTGAGTATTCACCACCTTCCACCGCCCACTCCCAAGCCACCCTTGTCCATGCCATCCTCCACCTCCCCGCGCAATCCCTTCCCTCACCTTCTTAACATCCCACTTCTCCTTCCCAATTTTCGCAGCATACTCTGAGTTAAACCAGTTCTCAACTATCCCCAAAGTTGATTCAGACACCTGCCTCAACGTAGCACGCAACCGATGCAAAACCTCATACACCTTGTCTTCCTTATTGGCATTGACACTGACTTCCAAAAGAGCAGAAAGCTCGGGCTCTTCCGCCACAATCCCAGACTCAACCATGTCAGCATCAACTAGATAAGCCTTCTCGGCATCACCCCTCTTGCAAAATCCAAACAAAGCTGGCTCATACGATCTCAGCTTCGGAGCAATCGCGACATTCTTCATCTGCTTCAGCAATTCGAAAGCCATGTCAGGATCTTCCTTGGCAGCAGCAAGCCTAGCAGCATTGGTAAAAGTGGCTTCATTGGGCTGAACTCGGTCATTCAACATCTGCTGAAAAATCTCAAACCCCCTTTTGAGACCCAAATGGGGAACACCAGCAGCACTTTCAACAGAACACAGGTAGAGCAACTTGTTGTAGTGATCAAGGCTGAGTAGAACCCCCAATTTTCGAGCCTCGTCGTAGTGGCGAAGCGCTTGAATGACATCTCCGTCCTTTGAGCACTCGTTTAGCTTGCGCAACAAGACTCCTTCTGGGGACTCATAGAAGGCTTTTCTTCTGGATTTGCTCGAAAGCTTAATGGTGGTGGTTGTTCCTTCATCTCGTGATTTGGGCGTTCGAGCTAATGAGGTGATGGAGAAGTTAGTAGCGGCAGTTAGGGCGTGTTTGGCGTTGTGAGAAGAGAGAAGTGGGCGCCAGTAATGGGATTGTGTGAAGATACTGAAAGGGGGAGCGAGTCTCGCCATCATCACTGTTTAAAAAAGCAACCTCAAAGTCATGAAATCTAAGTTAAAGAATACCAGAATGTATGTCGTGGGAAAGTAAAGACAAACCTTCGCGAGAATTGGCATTAGTGGTAATTAGCAATGTTGTGAAAACCGAGCCGGTGACTATTTAGATTACAAGCAAGCAAGCAAGAATGGTGTTTTCTAGTGCATTAAGACTAATTAAGTCAATCCAACACttatttgtatataaataaGAGTGAACAAGCAATCCAAGAAAATTCCTCAATTGGAAAGAAGAAAACCTTATTTGAATAGACAATCCCAAGTAAAGCAATTAAGATAAGCTCAAACAGAAACAGAAAGTAGATTACCTCGCCGCGTGCGTTTAGAAAGGGAGTGCGATACGGTGAGATTGAGAAAGGGACGCCATTGGACGCTGTTCCAAACAGCTCCAGTAGCCTCCGTGAGACAGTGACGGCGAGTCCGCGAGAGAAATTTAACAGGGATGTCACCGTCAAACACTCAAACGACGGCGCGGTGGTGTAGTGTGGGTTAGAGAGATGAGATAACAGAGAGAACACTAGTGCTGAGAGCAAAAACGCAGAATTGGGTTCCTCAAACGACGAGTTTTCagagagaacaaaaaaatatcattttagctCAAGATTATATAGAAAATGTAATTCACTAATTTAAtagaaaatgattgaaaataataataatataaattaaaagttataaataatattgaatttaaaaatagattcattctttgttttaatatcattaaatactaatttaatataattaaatttatcaaatccAATTACGTAAAgaccttaataatttttttattatgcttctttttatttttattttgaaagacGTAAGTAATTAACGTCTCATAGGatttaaaatatgttagttatttctaaattatttaaaattataaacagtTACTTTAAAACGATGGagatttcaaatatataattatcaagTTTTGAGAAAATGATGCAGGTCAAACATTATGAATAGGAAAACCTAAAATAGATATGTTTGATATGTGTAAAtggtgaaaatataaaatatgttatagTTATATGTAcgttaattagtttattttctttacttgtacttttttggattatttcctctccaaattataaaactcacttttaatattgtttGTCTTATTTTAGATAGCAATCCAAGTTAACAATTTTAAGTCTTTAACCATGTTTGGTAAGACTTTTTGAGGAGTTTATAATAAGTTATTGTGACtagtttataaggttttttttattaagataagTTGGTTAGGTATATCACCTTATTTTAGTAGTttataagttattaattttttttcaattttattcttacttattcttttatttaatttaaaatttatcttttttattttattcgttGTCTAAaacttttttgaaatataaCTTCACATCCTTACACATATGACACAATGAACTCGTCAACTATCATTAACATATTATttcttaagaataaaaattctttaaattataTCAATTCTTACCATTATTTCATAGTCATATAAGTAATAAACATATACATCGCAGTTCTTAttgtacaaataaaaaagaatgtttatgaaaaattgtaaagaaaaaataattttttgtttttgttttaaaataatattattaataaattatttaaatgttaaaaaataatttta
This region of Glycine soja cultivar W05 chromosome 17, ASM419377v2, whole genome shotgun sequence genomic DNA includes:
- the LOC114393647 gene encoding proteinaceous RNase P 1, chloroplastic/mitochondrial-like, whose amino-acid sequence is MMARLAPPFSIFTQSHYWRPLLSSHNAKHALTAATNFSITSLARTPKSRDEGTTTTIKLSSKSRRKAFYESPEGVLLRKLNECSKDGDVIQALRHYDEARKLGVLLSLDHYNKLLYLCSVESAAGVPHLGLKRGFEIFQQMLNDRVQPNEATFTNAARLAAAKEDPDMAFELLKQMKNVAIAPKLRSYEPALFGFCKRGDAEKAYLVDADMVESGIVAEEPELSALLEVSVNANKEDKVYEVLHRLRATLRQVSESTLGIVENWFNSEYAAKIGKEKWDVKKVREGIARGGGGWHGQGWLGSGRWKVVNTQVNEDGVCLSCGEKLASIDIDPKETENFAASLSKLACQKEAKANFVHFQTWLERHGPFDAVVDGANVGLANGHNFSFSQLNTVVEQLRQISPSKRLPLIILHISRVHGGPAQNPKNKRLIENWKKNGVLYATPQGSNDDWYWLYAAVSCKCLLLTNDEMRDHLFQLLGSNFFPRWKEKHQVRTSASTCGRSLIMPPRYSIVIQESASGCWHVPTVTTDDHEIPRKWLCATRSRKDSLHNL